Proteins encoded in a region of the Methanofollis tationis genome:
- the rdgB gene encoding RdgB/HAM1 family non-canonical purine NTP pyrophosphatase: protein MKIAVVTSNPHKAAEVAKFFEGVAVVEHVRLEIPEYRDNDVRNIAREKARYAYSRIGQPLIVDDTAFCVDALNGFPGPYAAYVQETIGNAGIMKLMDGVADRQAHFETAIAYADGEEVRIFSGVIEGMVTEAPRGGEGFGYDPIFAVEGRTLAEIPLAEKSLISHRARALAAFRAWLEDQ from the coding sequence CTGAAGATCGCCGTCGTGACCTCGAACCCGCACAAGGCAGCCGAGGTGGCGAAGTTCTTCGAGGGCGTGGCCGTCGTGGAGCACGTGCGGCTGGAGATCCCGGAGTACCGGGACAACGACGTGCGGAATATCGCGCGTGAGAAGGCGCGCTATGCCTATTCCCGTATCGGGCAGCCCCTGATCGTGGACGACACGGCCTTCTGTGTCGACGCCCTGAACGGGTTTCCCGGCCCGTATGCCGCCTATGTCCAGGAGACGATCGGGAACGCCGGGATCATGAAACTCATGGACGGCGTCGCCGACCGGCAGGCACATTTCGAGACGGCGATCGCCTATGCCGACGGGGAGGAGGTCAGGATCTTCTCCGGCGTGATCGAGGGGATGGTGACTGAGGCGCCGCGGGGCGGCGAGGGCTTCGGCTACGACCCGATCTTTGCGGTCGAAGGGCGGACCCTGGCCGAGATCCCGCTTGCCGAGAAGAGCCTGATCTCCCACCGGGCCCGCGCCCTCGCGGCCTTCAGGGCATGGCTGGAGGATCAATAG
- a CDS encoding 50S ribosomal protein L40e: protein MARFPEAEARLLNVKICMRCNARNALRATQCRKCGYQHLRPKNKERKA, encoded by the coding sequence ATGGCACGGTTCCCCGAAGCTGAAGCACGACTGCTCAACGTTAAAATCTGTATGCGCTGCAATGCACGGAATGCACTGAGGGCGACGCAATGCCGCAAGTGCGGCTACCAGCACCTCCGCCCGAAGAACAAGGAACGCAAGGCCTGA
- a CDS encoding putative phosphothreonine lyase domain-containing protein: MDDVDSEALADAAYGIFEILLNKGLLARGSPLFARVEGGIDFEEDFRAIFAAFEQDYLPLAAALLARFGSQDVIYDMLKRGEGVAPSRTTQMYWIVEDNPSAGEVDVTGEQVGKWLIFSEAADVEALWQKVRDATVAGELGISSKVSTARPNPDSRDDRKVIYVYTKDWSDEADVMRVRERLRALGVTGRIGYKRNIETFAGEYAVRGKKVTYYSV, from the coding sequence ATGGACGATGTCGACTCCGAGGCACTGGCTGACGCAGCATATGGCATCTTTGAGATCCTGCTGAACAAAGGGCTCCTTGCACGCGGCTCCCCCCTCTTCGCCCGCGTCGAGGGCGGGATCGACTTCGAAGAGGACTTCCGCGCCATCTTTGCAGCCTTCGAGCAGGACTATCTGCCCCTCGCCGCCGCCCTCCTCGCCCGCTTCGGGAGCCAGGACGTCATCTACGACATGCTCAAAAGAGGCGAGGGCGTCGCCCCCTCCAGGACCACGCAGATGTACTGGATCGTCGAGGACAACCCCTCCGCGGGCGAGGTCGACGTCACCGGCGAACAGGTCGGAAAATGGCTGATCTTCTCGGAGGCCGCCGACGTCGAAGCCCTCTGGCAGAAGGTGCGGGACGCCACCGTCGCCGGAGAACTTGGTATCTCGTCAAAAGTAAGCACCGCCCGTCCCAACCCCGACTCCCGCGACGACCGGAAGGTGATCTACGTTTACACAAAAGACTGGAGCGACGAGGCCGACGTCATGCGGGTGCGCGAGCGCCTCCGGGCCCTCGGCGTCACCGGGCGAATAGGCTACAAGCGCAACATCGAGACCTTTGCCGGGGAATACGCCGTCAGGGGGAAAAAGGTCACCTATTACAGTGTGTGA
- a CDS encoding 4Fe-4S ferredoxin produces the protein MHTLDEIRAYITGILADPEVNRLSPDDAEPAWGPPLLGVSDGDDLLYEEVKEDIGSFHWTPREIFVLSFPDLTVPPGGLSVIVWALPQTAATLKDQREATLLPSRRWAQNRRYGEEINDLLRRRLAAALTAAGHPAVAPVASPLWRRETSARRGEASTWSERHAAWVSGLGTFGLCDGLITEAGKAVRIGSVVAALSLLTTPRPYAGLHDWCLHDAGGVCHACIDRCPAGAITEAGHDKERCMAYIRSVAAPSCGGTNACGLCQAGVPCEHANPARTP, from the coding sequence ATGCACACCCTCGACGAGATCCGGGCATATATCACGGGCATCCTTGCCGACCCCGAGGTCAACCGCCTCTCGCCCGACGACGCCGAGCCCGCATGGGGCCCGCCCCTCCTCGGGGTGAGCGACGGCGACGACCTCCTCTACGAGGAGGTCAAAGAGGATATCGGCTCCTTCCACTGGACCCCCCGAGAGATCTTCGTCCTCTCCTTCCCTGACCTGACGGTCCCGCCCGGCGGCCTCTCGGTCATCGTCTGGGCCCTCCCCCAGACCGCGGCCACCCTGAAGGACCAGCGCGAAGCGACCCTCCTCCCCTCCCGCCGCTGGGCGCAGAACCGCCGCTACGGCGAGGAGATCAACGATCTCCTCCGCAGGCGTCTCGCTGCCGCCCTCACTGCCGCAGGCCATCCGGCCGTCGCCCCGGTCGCCTCCCCCCTCTGGCGGCGGGAGACCTCGGCACGCCGGGGCGAGGCCTCGACCTGGTCGGAGCGCCATGCCGCCTGGGTCTCCGGGCTCGGCACCTTCGGGCTCTGCGACGGGCTGATCACGGAGGCGGGAAAGGCGGTGCGGATCGGTTCGGTGGTCGCCGCCCTCAGCCTCCTGACGACGCCGCGGCCGTACGCCGGCCTCCATGACTGGTGCCTCCACGATGCCGGCGGTGTCTGTCATGCCTGTATCGACCGCTGCCCGGCCGGGGCGATCACGGAGGCCGGCCACGACAAAGAGCGGTGCATGGCCTACATCAGGTCGGTCGCCGCTCCCTCCTGCGGTGGGACCAACGCCTGCGGCCTCTGCCAGGCCGGCGTCCCCTGCGAGCACGCGAACCCCGCTCGCACCCCCTGA
- a CDS encoding sulfide-dependent adenosine diphosphate thiazole synthase has product MELDEVTISRAILATQMETMVEYLDLDVAVVGGGPSGITCAALLAEKGVKVGLFEKKLSIGGGMWGGGMMFPRIVVQAEAKRVLDRFGIASQEFEPGYHVAKSVEAVSKLTAAACTAGAEFFNLIAVEDVVIKGDGRLAGLVVNWSPVEMAGLHIDPLTIRCKVVVDASGHDATIAHMVAKKGGDLPIRGEGFMWADRAEGNIVEHTKEVFPGLFVCGMAANAVAGECRMGPIFGGMLLSGERAADLAAAALLHP; this is encoded by the coding sequence ATGGAACTCGACGAAGTGACAATCAGCAGGGCGATCCTCGCCACACAGATGGAAACGATGGTCGAATACCTCGACCTCGACGTCGCCGTCGTCGGCGGTGGCCCCTCCGGGATCACCTGTGCGGCCCTCCTTGCGGAGAAAGGGGTCAAAGTCGGACTCTTCGAGAAGAAGCTCTCCATCGGGGGCGGGATGTGGGGCGGCGGCATGATGTTCCCGCGCATCGTCGTCCAGGCGGAGGCGAAGCGGGTCCTGGACCGTTTCGGGATCGCATCACAGGAGTTCGAGCCCGGCTACCACGTGGCAAAATCGGTCGAGGCGGTCTCCAAACTCACTGCCGCCGCCTGCACCGCCGGGGCCGAGTTCTTCAACCTCATCGCCGTCGAAGACGTCGTGATCAAGGGCGACGGCCGCCTCGCCGGTCTGGTCGTCAACTGGAGCCCGGTCGAGATGGCCGGCCTCCACATCGACCCCCTCACCATCAGGTGCAAGGTTGTCGTCGACGCCAGCGGCCACGATGCCACCATCGCCCACATGGTCGCAAAAAAGGGCGGTGACCTGCCCATCCGCGGCGAGGGCTTCATGTGGGCCGACCGCGCCGAGGGCAACATCGTCGAGCACACGAAAGAGGTCTTCCCCGGCCTCTTCGTCTGCGGCATGGCCGCCAACGCCGTCGCCGGCGAGTGCCGCATGGGCCCGATCTTCGGCGGCATGCTCCTCTCAGGCGAGCGGGCCGCCGACCTCGCGGCCGCGGCTCTGCTGCACCCCTGA
- the htpX gene encoding zinc metalloprotease HtpX: MKWKRDIGLTMRVIMTWALLLLVYLIFLTVLGALFPGIGMWGLFGIAFVMAFGQYFFSDRLVLWSTGAREVSAEEYPELHRMVEKLSTEAGIPKPRVAVMPSPVPNAFATGRSPSHAVVAVTDSITRLLTRDELEAVIAHELSHVKNRDVLTLTIASFIAMIATIIMQNAWLFSLGDRREGSPWLIAWIVAIVVWIVSTLLIRSLSRYREFAADRGSAYITGQPKALISALYKISGRMDMVPAEKKRAVEGANAFFIIPALSGDTLMELFSTHPPLEKRVAALEQVAEEMGY, from the coding sequence ATGAAATGGAAGCGTGACATAGGGCTCACGATGAGGGTCATCATGACCTGGGCACTCCTGCTCCTGGTCTACCTGATCTTCCTCACAGTTCTCGGGGCCCTGTTCCCGGGGATTGGGATGTGGGGTCTGTTCGGCATCGCCTTCGTGATGGCGTTCGGCCAGTACTTCTTCTCAGACAGGCTGGTGCTCTGGAGTACGGGCGCCCGGGAAGTGAGCGCCGAGGAGTATCCCGAACTCCACCGGATGGTGGAGAAACTCTCCACTGAGGCCGGGATCCCCAAGCCCCGCGTGGCCGTGATGCCGTCGCCGGTGCCAAACGCCTTTGCGACCGGGCGGTCGCCTTCCCACGCCGTGGTGGCGGTGACCGACTCGATTACAAGGCTCCTGACGCGGGACGAACTCGAGGCGGTGATCGCCCACGAGCTCTCGCACGTGAAGAACCGCGACGTCCTGACCCTGACGATCGCCTCGTTCATCGCGATGATCGCCACGATCATCATGCAGAACGCCTGGCTCTTCTCCCTCGGCGACCGGCGGGAAGGGAGCCCGTGGCTGATCGCATGGATCGTCGCCATCGTCGTCTGGATCGTCTCCACCCTGCTGATCCGCTCACTCTCCCGCTACCGGGAGTTTGCAGCCGACCGCGGCAGCGCCTATATCACGGGACAGCCCAAGGCGCTGATCTCGGCGCTCTACAAGATCAGCGGAAGGATGGACATGGTGCCGGCCGAGAAGAAGCGGGCGGTCGAGGGGGCGAACGCCTTCTTCATCATCCCGGCCCTCTCGGGCGACACCTTGATGGAGCTCTTCTCCACCCACCCGCCCCTGGAAAAGCGCGTGGCGGCCCTGGAGCAGGTGGCAGAGGAGATGGGGTATTAG